GGCGACCGTCACCAGTTCCTCGCCCGGCTGCAAGGAAATGACCGTCACGCGGCCGGGTGCGGCATAGACCTGATACAGCGCGCCGTCGGTGAACGGCCACACCTGGATCGCATTGACGTAGCCCTCGCGCGTGGGTTCCATGCGCGCCTCGGCGTTGGCGCGCGTGACGCGCACGGTTTCGTCGGCGGGTTCGGGCGCGGGTTTGGCATCATTCGCGTCGGGTAGCGGCTTCATCTGCCCTGGCATCGGCAGCACCTTCGGCACCTCCACCACTTCGAAGGGCTTGGGCGGTTCGGGCAGCGGCTGCGCAGCAATTGGCTCGTCGAGCGAGATGCGCGGCGGCGGCTTGCCCTGCGTGGCGCAGCCCGTCAGGGCAGCAAGCATCAGCACGAAAGCGTAAAAGCGGAAAGACAGGTTCATGGCTTGGCTCCTTCGGACACATCCAGTTCGCGGCTCCACGACAGGCCGTTGACGTAGATGCCCAGCGGGTTCTTGCGCAGGCGCTGTTCGGTGCGCGGGGTTTGCAAAACAATGGAAATCACGGCGTTCCAGCGCTGGGTGCTGGCGGGCGCGTCATTGACGAAGTGCTGTTCGATCCAGCGCACGTTGAATGACGTGTCGCTCGCGCGCGTGACGCTGGTGATCTGCACGGTCACCGACTCCTTGCCCACGCGCGCGAACGGATCGTGTGTGCGCGCGTAGTCGTTGAGCACGGCCGCGCCGCGATCGGTGGTGTAGTCGTAGGCGTCGAGCCAGTTCTGTCGCACCACCACCGGATCGATGGAGAGCGAACGCACCAGCGTGATGAACTGCGCCAGGTGATAGGCGGTCTGCGCGTCCGTGGGCCTGTAGGGCGTGGCGGCTTCGCCGACCGTGCGCACCTGGCCGGCGTGATCGACTTCGATCACGTAGGGCGTGACGATGGACTGCGCGGAACGCCAGACGAGGCCGGAAGCCATCAGCACCGCGAGTACCAGACAGCCGAACGCCATCCATCGCCAGTTCTTCGCCTGCACGCGGGCTGAGCCGATGCGCTCGTCCCATAGCTGCGCCGCAGACTGATAAGGGGTGGCAGGCTGCGGCGTACTGGCATAGCGCACCTGGGGTCGCTTGAATCGCATAAGTCGTTCTCCTTACGAATCGGAATCGCCCAAGCTCGGGCCTTGTGCGGAGCCGCCGCCATCACCGCCGCGCAGCGTGTGCGCGGCCGTCGTCGCGGCGTGGCTGATCTGCTGGCGTCGATGCAGGCGCTTGGCCCAGGCGGGTTGTTTGGCATCGGGCGTGGCACCCGATGCGCCGCCTTCCGGGGCCCTGGTATCGGCTCCGGCGCTGCTCTCACCACGAAAGGCCGACGCGGTGCGTTCGCCAAACGTCCGCGCACCCGCCGCGACCTTCTGTCCGGCGACCTGCGCGCCGGTCTTGGCGACGTTGCCCACGCCGGCAGCCGCGCCCTTGAGGCCACCACCGGCTGCGGCGGAACCGGACTGGTAGGCCGAGCGCGCACCGCCGGCCGTCGAGGCGGCAGCTCGCGCGCCGCTGCCGAGGGCGCTTGCGGCAGCCGGCGCCATGCGTGCTCCGGCTACAACGGCGGCACCGACGCCGGTAGCCGCCGCACCCACGCCAATAGCGGCACCCGCTGCACCCAATGCCGCGCCGGCCATCGCGCCCGCGCCGAGCTGCGGCGCACCGGACACGAGGCCTGTCGCAATGCCCGGCCCGAAGATGCCCAGCGCGAGCATGGCGAGCGAGGCCAGCATCACGACCAGCGCGTGGTCGATGGATGGTTCGGCGGGCGTGGTCGGGAACTGGGCAAAGAGGCCCGTGCCGATGCCGACGATGACCGCGAGCACCAACACCTTGATGCCCGCCGACACCACGTTGCCGAGCACCTTTTCGGCGAGAAACGCGGTCTTGTTCCAGAGCGCGAACGGCACCAGCACGAAGCCGGCAAGCGTGGTCAGCT
This genomic window from Dyella terrae contains:
- the trbL gene encoding P-type conjugative transfer protein TrbL, whose translation is MNDVSIIDHFLNVFSTYIDSGFGLLHGEVAFLTATLVAIDMTLAGLTWALGHAAGQGEDVMAKLIRKVLYVGAFAYIIGNFNWLAGIVFRSFAGLGLTATGSTVSMDTFLQPGHLAKTGIDAGMPILEQISQMAGFPEVFVNITPIVVMFLAWFTVIVCFFVLAVQLFITLIEFKLTTLAGFVLVPFALWNKTAFLAEKVLGNVVSAGIKVLVLAVIVGIGTGLFAQFPTTPAEPSIDHALVVMLASLAMLALGIFGPGIATGLVSGAPQLGAGAMAGAALGAAGAAIGVGAAATGVGAAVVAGARMAPAAASALGSGARAAASTAGGARSAYQSGSAAAGGGLKGAAAGVGNVAKTGAQVAGQKVAAGARTFGERTASAFRGESSAGADTRAPEGGASGATPDAKQPAWAKRLHRRQQISHAATTAAHTLRGGDGGGSAQGPSLGDSDS
- the trbF gene encoding conjugal transfer protein TrbF, with translation MRFKRPQVRYASTPQPATPYQSAAQLWDERIGSARVQAKNWRWMAFGCLVLAVLMASGLVWRSAQSIVTPYVIEVDHAGQVRTVGEAATPYRPTDAQTAYHLAQFITLVRSLSIDPVVVRQNWLDAYDYTTDRGAAVLNDYARTHDPFARVGKESVTVQITSVTRASDTSFNVRWIEQHFVNDAPASTQRWNAVISIVLQTPRTEQRLRKNPLGIYVNGLSWSRELDVSEGAKP